In Nitrososphaerota archaeon, one genomic interval encodes:
- a CDS encoding Lrp/AsnC family transcriptional regulator, which yields RGVASFEEVQHVFQTTGEYDIISVIHVRDMKALNEFKQRVKTLEGVKDVVVWVITELIKIDPALPIY from the coding sequence AGAGGGGTAGCTTCTTTCGAGGAAGTCCAGCACGTCTTCCAGACCACAGGGGAATATGATATAATCTCCGTGATTCACGTGCGTGACATGAAGGCGTTGAATGAGTTTAAGCAACGGGTGAAGACGTTAGAAGGTGTGAAGGATGTTGTGGTATGGGTTATAACAGAGCTCATAAAGATCGACCCAGCTCTACCAATTTACTGA
- a CDS encoding radical SAM protein produces METQPPFLASYAITQACNLKCKHCYSDAKENPSSDELSTEDAKNLLDELANWGVRMLILDGGEPLCREDFFDLARYASTKGLRVVVGSNGTLISEEVAAKMRKAGVQAVAISIDGASAETHDKFRGEKSAFEKAMRGVESCKRVGLPFQFNTVIRRHILKEIPDILKMAVDYGASAVEFFDLVQVKRVKEECPDEPLSVEERRIIMEWLADVQREYPLIIRVPACPMYPLSLKYKGIQPKMVSNDLLRRIPYYDRGCAAGMSNGYITILFNGDVIPCMLLQYRLGNIRREHLRKIWEHPFLVNLRSRSLLKGECGRCRYREVCAGCRGRAYEETGDPLAADPGCWLKES; encoded by the coding sequence ATGGAGACGCAACCGCCCTTTTTAGCTTCATATGCTATAACCCAAGCTTGTAATCTGAAATGTAAACACTGCTATAGCGATGCTAAAGAAAACCCTTCTTCAGACGAACTATCGACTGAGGATGCGAAGAATCTGCTTGACGAGCTAGCAAATTGGGGGGTTAGGATGCTTATACTTGATGGTGGTGAGCCACTTTGCAGAGAAGACTTCTTCGATCTAGCACGCTACGCTTCGACAAAAGGGTTGAGGGTGGTTGTGGGGAGTAACGGTACACTGATTAGCGAGGAGGTTGCTGCGAAGATGCGTAAAGCTGGTGTCCAAGCTGTAGCGATATCTATTGATGGTGCAAGTGCTGAAACTCACGATAAGTTTCGTGGGGAGAAAAGTGCTTTCGAAAAAGCGATGAGGGGTGTTGAGTCCTGTAAGAGGGTCGGCTTACCATTCCAGTTCAACACGGTAATAAGGAGGCATATTCTAAAGGAGATACCGGATATTCTTAAGATGGCTGTAGACTATGGAGCGTCTGCCGTAGAGTTCTTCGACCTTGTGCAAGTAAAGAGGGTTAAAGAGGAGTGCCCAGACGAACCTCTTAGTGTAGAGGAGAGGAGGATAATAATGGAGTGGCTCGCTGATGTGCAGCGCGAATACCCCTTGATAATTCGTGTCCCAGCCTGCCCCATGTATCCTTTATCCCTCAAATATAAGGGTATTCAACCGAAAATGGTTTCAAATGATTTACTGCGTCGAATTCCGTACTATGATAGAGGGTGCGCAGCTGGTATGTCCAACGGCTACATCACCATACTATTTAACGGCGATGTAATCCCCTGCATGCTACTCCAATACAGGCTGGGGAATATTCGCAGAGAACATCTGCGTAAAATATGGGAACACCCGTTCCTCGTTAACCTTCGCTCAAGAAGCCTTTTGAAAGGCGAATGTGGAAGGTGTAGGTATAGAGAGGTATGCGCAGGCTGCAGAGGGAGGGCTTACGAGGAAACAGGAGACCCCCTTGCAGCTGACCCAGGCTGCTGGCTTAAGGAGAGTTGA